The genomic interval CGATTCAATCACATGCTCTTGTTTAACATTGCAAAACAATGCTAATTTTTTACGAATATTATGAGAAATATGTTTTTCCGTTCTACAAACTAAAATATCAGCTTTTATCCCTTTTTCCATTAAACTTCTAACAGAATGTTGAGTCGGTTTTGTTTTTACTTCTCCAGTAAAAGAAATATACGGTAATAAAGTTAAATGAATAACTAATCCATTAAATTCCCCTAATTCCCACTTCAATTGACGTACAGATTCAATATAAGGAAGAGATTCTATATCTCCAACAGTTCCCCCAATTTCAGTAATAACAATATCATAAATTTCTGATTCTCCAAGAATTTTAATACGTCTTTTAATTTCATTTGTAATATGAGGAATTACTTGTACTGTTTTTCCTAAATAATTTCCTTTTCTCTCATTATCAATAACTTTTTTATATATCATTCCAGATGTAACATTATTTTCTTTCGTAGTAGATTGATTTAAAAACCGTTCATAATGTCCTAAATCTAAATCTGTTTCCGCTCCATCTTTAGTTACAAAACATTCTCCATGTTCATAAGGATTTAAAGTCCCGGGGTCTATATTAAAATAAGGATCTAATTTTTGAATTGTCACTTTATATCCTCTAGATTTTAACAACATTCCTAATGAAGCTGATACTATTCCTTTTCCCAAAGAAGAACTTACTCCACCTGTAACAAAAATATATTTTGTTCTTCTCATTTAATTAATGTAATTATTTAATGATTTCAATGAATGATATTTAATTATTTATTATTTCCTATTTCCTTGTATTTACTCTTAATCTTTAAGACTAAAAAAATAGCTAAATTTACAATTTTAAAAACTTTAATTAAAAAAAACTAAAATTTTTGTAAAAAAAATTCTAATTTTTTTTTATATTTGTCAAAATACTTAACGGAGCAAGTCCTACACAATCAGCTCCCTATAAAACCTCCAGGGTGGGAACACAGCAAAGGTAAATACGGTAGTAGCGATGTGATGTAGGTTCGCTTGCTCCTTTTTTTCATCATGCATAAAATGAAAGATGGAAGATTTATTTAAATGCAATTTTTGTGGAAGAAAAAAAAATGAAATAACTTTTCTTATATCAGGAATAAATGGACATATTTGTAACTTTTGTATAGAAAAAACTTATTCTTTAATTCATAAAAAATTAGAACAAAAAAAAGAAATTGATGAACAACAACTGATTAAGTTTTTAAAAAAACCTAAAGAAATAAAAAAGTTTTTAGATCAATATGTTGTAGGACAAGATGAAGCAAAAAAAGTTATTTCTGTTGCTGTCTATAATCATTATAAAAGAATTCAATTTATAGTAGAGAATAAAAAAAATAAAATAGAAAAAAAAGACATTAAAAATGAAAAAATAGAAATAGAAAAATCCAATATTTTGTTAATTGGAAATACAGGAACCGGAAAAACATTACTTGCTAAAAGTATTTCTAAACTTTTAAAAATTCCTTTCACTATAGCAGATGCAACAACTTTAACTGAAGCTGGATATGTTGGAGAAGATGTGGAATCTATTTTATCTAGATTGTTACAATCTGTTAATTATAATATTAATTCTGCTGAAAAAGGAATCGTATTTATTGATGAAATTGATAAAATTTCTAAAAAAAGTAATAGTAATCCATCTATTACTAGAGACGTGTCTGGAGAAGGTGTTCAACAAGCTCTACTTAAAATATTAGAAGGAACTATAATAAATGTTCCTCCGCAAGGAGGAAGAAAACATCCTGATCAAAAAATGATACCAATCAATACAGAAAATATTTTATTTATAGCTGGAGGAACATTTGATGGAATAGAAAAAATTTTATCAAATAGAATCAATCAATATTCTACTATTGGATATCACACTCAATCTAAAAAAATTGAAAAAAAGGATGTAATTTTTTTTAAAAATATAATATCTGATGATTTAAAAAAATTCGGATTGATTCCAGAGCTCATTGGAAGATTTCCTATTATAACTTATCTAAATCCATTAAATAAAATAATGTTAAAAAAAATTTTAACAGAACCCAAAAATGCTTTGATTAAACAATATCAAGAATTATTTAACATGGATAAAATTTCTCTAAATGTTACAAATAAAGCCTTAAATATTATAGTAGATAAAACTATTCAATTAGGATTAGGAGCTAGAGGATTACGTTTTTTTTGCGAAAAACTTTTTTTAGATTATATGTTTAATATTGACGATCATATAGAAGAAAATATTCATAAAAAATTGAATATAGATGAAAATGTAGCTAAAAAAAAATTATCGTAATTAAATTAATTGATTAAATTACTTTTTTTTTGTAGCAAATTCCATAATTTATCTTTTAATATTGTTAAACCTTCTCCTGTAAAAGAAGAAATGAATGTTATATCATTTTCTCCTAATGAAGAAAAAATTGTTTTTATTTTATTTTTTTCTTTCAAAGAAATTAAGTCGGATTTAGAAATAGCTAACAAACGTTTTTTATTCAATAAATTTGGATTGAATTCTTTTAATTCATTCAATAAAATAAAATATTCTATTTCTTTTTTTTTTGTTTTTTCTGAAGAAAAAAGAAATAATAAAATAGAGTTTCGTTCTACATGTTTTAAAAATTGATATCCTAATCCTTTTCCTTGTGATGCATTTTCTATGATTCCAGGAATATCTGCCAATACAAAAGAATTATAATTTATAAATGCTATCCCCAAATGAGGTTTTTTAGTTGTAAAAGAAAAATTTCCTATTTTTGGTTTTGCTTTTGTAAGTGTAGAAAGTAAGGTAGATTTTCCTGAATTAGGAAATCCGATTAATCCAACATCCGCTAAAATTTTCAATTCTAAATAAATCCAACTTCCCATAGTTTTTATTCCAGGTTGTGCATAATAAGGAGATTTAATTTTTGAATTTTTGAAAAAAAAATTCCCTCTTCCTCCTTTTCCTCCTTTAAATAAAACTTTTTCTTGAAGATTTTTGTCAATTTCTAAAATAATTTCCTTGTTTTTATCTTTAACAACAGTTCCTAAAGGAACTTCTATAAATAAATTTTTTCCATTTGATCCAGTAACATTCTTTTTTTTTCCAGAAAATCCAGATTGAGCTATCCAATGTCTATGATATTTCAAATGAAAAAATGTATTTATATGCGAATTCCCTTTAATAATAATATTTCCTCCTTTTCCTCCTGATCCTCCATCAGGTCCGCCTTTTTTTATATTTTTTTCTCTATGGAAATGAATGCTCCCAGATCCTCCATCTCCACTTTTGCAAAAAATTTTTACAAAATCTATAAAATTATCTTTCATATTCATTGATAAAATATTATGTTTTTTTATAATAAATTATTTATTATTTTTTTTTCAATGAAAAAGGATATTTTTTCTATTGAATAAGAGGCATTTAATTCAACTATATTTTTTTCCCATTTACTACTATTCCAAATAAATGCAGTTTTTTTATTATATTCTTCTATTCTTTTTTGTACAGTGATCATATCTGTATCATCGTCTCTATTACTTATTTTACCTCTTTTTAAAAGTCTATTAATTAATAATTTTTTTCTTATAAAGGAAAAAGAAAAAATTATATTTATTCTCCCCAAATAAAATTTATCTAATATTTTTTCTAAAGAAAAAATTTGATTCCTAGTTCTAGGATACCCATCATATACAATCCCTTTAACGTGAAAATGTTTTTTCATTTCCAAATTTAACATATCTGTAGTTATTTTATCAGGAACTAATATTCCTTTATTAATATAATGACTCGCAAGTATTCCTAAATTGGTTTCTTTTTTTATGTGATTTCTAAACAGAATTCCAGTAGATAAATGAATAAATCCAAATTTGTTTGCTACAATCCTTGCTTGAGTTCCTTTTCCACATCCTGGTGGACCAAATAATATAATGTGTATCATATAAAAATTATGAATCTTATTTACTATTTTACTTACAATAATGAATAATGATTTCCGATTCTTCTAATTCTATTCTAATAAATTGTAGAAAAAGAAGATTATTAGTTGGAGAGTTTTTTTTTGATTTAATAAATAGTATTCAATCAAAATTTTTATGAAAAACTTTTTTTTTGTGACTTGTGTATTTACAAATGAATAGTTTTTCCATAAGCATTTGCTACAGATTCTAAAATAGATTCACTTAAAGAAGGATGTGGATGAATACTGTTTATTATTTCACAATGAGTAGCTTCTAATTTTCTAGAAACTACCACTTCGGAGATAATTTCTGTGACATTATTTCCTATCATCTGACATCCCAACCATTCATCATATTTGGAATCAAAAATTACCTTAACAAATCCCTCTGGATTATCATCAGAGATAGATTTTCCAAGTGCTGAAAAAGGGAATTTTCCTATTCTAATTTGATATCCTTTTTCTTTAGCTTCTTTTTCTGTATACCCAACAGAAGCTATTTCAGGAAAACAATAAACACATTTTGGAATATTATTATAATCTATTTTTGGAGAATTTAAACATTTTATATTTTCAACACATGAAATTGCCTCATGTGAAGCTACATGCGCTAAAGAAGGGGTTTCTATTACATCTCCAATAGCATAATATTCATCTATATTAGTTCTATAATTTTTATCAACGGATATAAACTCTTTTTCAGTAGTGCGAATCCCTACCTCTTCTAATCCAATTGATTTAATATTTGGAGTAACTCCAATTGCGGAAAGTACTATATCTGTTTCTAACGATATTTCTTGTTTATTAATAGTTTGAATATGAACTGTAACACCTTTGTTTTTATTAAATTCTATTTTTTTAATAGTAGATGACAAATAAATTTTAATTCCTTTTTTCTCAAAAGAATCTTTTAAATAAGAAGATATTTCTATATCTAAATTTGGAAAAATCTGGGGACAAATTTCTAAAATAGTAATCTCTGTCCCCATAGAACTATAAAAATATGCAAACTCTAAACCTATGGGGCCAGATCCGATAATAATCATTTTTTTAGGAAGTGTTTTAAGAGAAAGTGCTTCTTTATACCCTATAACTTTTTTTTCATCTTGTTGAAATTCTTTTTTTATTTTCGATTTTGATCCAGTAGCTATGATAATATGAGAAGCGTTATGTTCCTCTATTTTTTTTCCACTTTTTAATATTTCAACTCTTTTCCCACTTTTTAATTTTGCATTTCCATATATAACATGAACTCCATTTTTTTTCATTAGAAATGAAACTCCTTTTTTCATTTTATTAACAACATTCCTACTTTTTTGAATTATTTTTGAATAGTTAACTTTTATTTCATCTATTTCAAATAATTCTCTGTTTTTTTTTATATTTTGCAATATTTTAGCACTATTTAAAATAGATTTTGTAGGAATACATCCCCAATTTAAACAAACACCTCCTAAAGATTCTTTTTCAATAAGAGCAGTTTTCATCCCTAGTTGTGAAGCTCGTATAGATGCAACATAACCCCCCGGTCCGCTTCCTAAAATAATAACATCAAAATACATAAATACAAGATATTATAAATCAAATAAAAATAAATAAATGTGATCTATAATATAAATTTACAAATTTAATTTTCATTAATTTTTGCAAAAAAAATATAAAAAAATCAAAAAAATAAATCATATAAAATTTTTTAAAAAAATTCGTTTTTTGTATGTATATTATATGATGCATTATGAAATTTAATTGAAAAAAAATCATAATAATAAAGATAACATCTAACTAATAAGAATAAGAATTAGATCATGAAGTTTTTTATAGATACTGCTAATTTAGATGAAATAAAAGAAGCTAAAAAAATGGGGATTTTGGATGGTGTAACTACAAATCCTTCTTTAATAGCAAAAGAATCTATTTATAATAAAAATGATATTTATAAACATTACATATCTATTTGTAATATTTTAGGTAAAAAAAATTCAAAAAATGTTAGTGCAGAGATTGTTAGCGTTGATTACCTTGACATGGTACAAGAAGGAGAAGAGATTTCATCATTACATCCAAAAATTGTTGTTAAAATTCCTGCAACAGAAAACGGGATAAAAACTATAAAATATTTATCAAAAAAAAACATTAAAACTAATTGTACACTCATATTTTCATCCGGACAAGCACTTTTAGCGGCTAAATCGGGATCTTATTATGTTTCTCCATTTTTAGGAAGATTAGATGATATCTCTCAAAATGGATTGGATTTAATAAAAGAAATTAAAACTATTTATAGTTTATATCGTTTTGATACAAAAATTATAGCCGCATCTATACGTCATCCTTTACATATTATAGAATGTGCAAAAATAGGAATAGATGCTATAACTTCTCCAAGAAACATTATATCAAATCTTATAAATCATCCTTTAACGAAAATAGGATTAGAAAAATTTTTAAAAGACTATAAGAAAAAAATACGTAATTAAAAAAAGTGAAAATATTAAATTGATTTAATTTTTATTTTTCCATCTAAAAAATACTGTAAGGATATAGATGTAGGTTTTGGCAACTTCTCATAAAATTTTGATAATTCTATTTGCTCTTTGTTTTCAAATATTTCTTCCAAATGATTTTTATTCATTATACTAAATTCCTCTAATTTTCTATCTAAATCATTTTTTAAACGAGAACTAATTTCTCGACTTATTTTTTCTAAAATACAAATTACTTCATAAATGTTTCTTTTTGATAGTTTCTCCAAAACCATACGATCTACGGGTTCAGTATTCATTGGAGCTTTAATGTATTTTAAAAAATTCATTTTCAATTATTCATTAATTTTTTATAAAGATCTTGCAATTTCTTTATATGATAGTAATTATTTGGATATGATTTGACATATTTCTTATATGATTCTAAAAAGTCAGAAATATTTTTTTTGTGATTTGTATTATTAGCTATGGCTATCCTATATCTAATAATACAAATTTTATATAAAACATTTTCTTTGAAATTGCTTTTTGGAAAATCATTTAAAAAATCTCGGAAAGAAACTAAAGCTGCATAATTTTTCTGCATAGAAAAATATATATTAGCTATATAATAATCTTTTTTTTCAATTTTTTTCAACAGTTCATTCAAAAGTTTATTCGCTTCTGTTATTTTAGAACTGTTTTGAAATCTTTGAATAAATTGATTTAAAATATCAATAGCCATATAAGTATTTTTTTGATCTAAATCAAAATTCAACGAGGAAAAATAAAAATTTAATCCTTTTCTGAAAAATTCATATTCTTCAAAATTTTTTTCTTCTTTAGTTTCAGAATAAGACTGAATGTTTTTTCTATAAAAAAATTTTTGAAATAACTCTTTTTTTTCATCCCATTTACTATTATTGCGATTAATAATTTCTTTTCTATCTGTAGAATAAATTTCTTCTCTAACTTTTTCTTTACTTTCTCTATCTAGTACATTTAGTACATTACCGTATCCATATACAGAAGAACTTAAAAAAACCAAAAATAAAATCAAAATACAAATATTTTTTTTTTGATTCATATTCAAAATTTTTTATCTAAATCACGATCAAATAAATAAAGCCCTAATTTTTCATCTCCTATTAATTCAATTTTACTTAATATACTTTTACTTAAATTTTCCTCTTCTATTTGTTTTTCTACATACCATTGTAAAAAGTTATATGTAAAATAATCTTTTTCTTGTAAAGATAATTCAACAAGAATATTAATTTCAGATGAAATTTTTATTTCATGTTCAAATAATTTTTGAAACAGTTCTTTCAAAGAATTATATGAATAAGATTTTTCATAAAAATGTAAATTTTCATATGGAAAAATTGCTGCATATCCGCCTCTTTTATTAATATATCTCATTAACTTTAACATATGGTTTCTTTCTTCATTTGAATGATTGTATAAAAATTCACATATTCCTTCAAACCCTTTATATTCTGACCAAGATGCCATAGATAAATATAATTGAGAAGATTCCAATTCTCTAATCAATTGTTTTTTTAATCCTTTTTGTATTTTTTCACTAAACATAAAATTTTTATTTTTTTTAAATTAAAATTTCTTTATTTTCTCCTAAAAAGGATATCATTTTTCTTTTTAAAGAATCCGTTCCATTCAATAATGGAAGTCTTACATAGGAATTACATATTTTTATAATATTTAAAAACATTTTAATTCCAGTTGGATTTCCTTCTTTATAAATTAAATCAATCATAGAAAGAATTTCATAAAAAATATCAAAAGCCTTTTTGACATTATTCTTTTTAGCAAAAGAAACCATTTCAGAAACTTGATTTGGAAATCCTTGTGCTATTACAGAAATAACCCCATCTCCTCCTCCTAATATTATAGGTAAAGTGAGAAAATCATCTCCTGATATTACACTAAAATTTTTTGGTTTTTTTTCAATAATTCTATAAGATTGCAAAACATTTCCAGACGCTTCTTTTATTCCTATTATTTTTTGAAAATCATTAGCTAAACGAATTACAGTTTCTGGGGATACATTTGAACCAGTTCTTTTAGGAACATTATAAATAATTATATTAGTTTCTGTATTATTGACAATAGATCTAAAATGTTGGTAAATCCCCTCTTGAGAGGGGGTATTGTAATAAGGAGAAACAGAAAGAATTGCCAAAAAATCTGAAAGATTTGTATTTTTTATATTATTTATAACAGATTTAGTATCATTTCCACCTATTCCTAATATTAAAGGAAGTTTTTTTAAATTTATACTTTTAATACATTCTATAATATCTTTTTTTTCTTCTTTTTTTAAAGTAGAAATTTCAGATGTAGTTCCTAATATTACTAAATAATCTACTTTATCTTCTACATATTTAACAAGATTTTCAAGTCCATTAAAATCTATTTTTCCATCCTTTTTAAAAGGAGTAACCAACGCTACACCTGTTCCAGATAATTTTTTCATAACATATGCTCATTTGCGTTTGATATTAACAAAAATATCTTTAATTAGTATTAGTTAGTTAACTATTATAATTTTTTCAAATTATATTATATTACAAAACTTATTTAATCATATTTTGCATTGTTTAATAACAAACAGATGTAGACGGGGATTTTTTTAATTTAATAATCTCTTTTTGTTCTTGGTCTTGCTGCAGATACAATAATATTTCGGCCCATTAGTTCTGTCCCATTTAATTTTTCTATAGCTTGTCTTGCGTTTTCTTCATTAGACATTTCTATAAATCCAAATCCTTTGCTTCTTTTACTTGATGCAGATTCGTCAAAAATTATTTTTGCATGAGTAACTTCTCCTATAGATTCAAAATATTCTTTTAATTCTTTTTCTGTCATATCATAAGATAAATTTCCAACGTATAATTTCGTATTGTCCATATTTGATAAATAAATTGTTTTAAATGTTTTAAAGGCAAATTTAGAGAAATATTTTTTCTAAAAAAGAAAAATATTTCATTAAAACAAGTTTTTTAACTCAATAATTCTATAAGAATCCATGATTATTTTCATCAGAATAACTTTACGAAAAAAAAGTTGAATTTTTTAGTTTTTTTTATCTTTTCTATACAAAATAAACTACCTCAAAAATACTTAAAATAAAACTAAAACTTATAAGAAAAGTATTGAATGAACGAATTCGCAATTGTATCATCTTTATTAGACAATGATTTTTATAAATTTACTATGCAAAACGCAATTATAAAACTGTTTCCTTTAGCAAAAGCTAAATATGAATTTATCAATAGAGGGAAACATTCTTTTCCAAAAAATTTTTCTGATCTTTTAAAAGAAAATCTTCAAGAGATGGCAAGTCTAAAACTTTCAAATGATGAAAGAAAATTTTTAGAAAAAAATTGCCCTTATTTAGATTCTACATATTTAGACTTTCTAAATACATATCAATATAATCCAAAAGAAGTCTTTATTTCACAAAATGGAAAAGACATACATATGTCAATTGAAGGATTATGGAGTAGTACTATACTATGGGAAGTTCCTTTAATGGCAACTATATCTGAATTATATTATCAACTAACAGGAAAAAAATGTATTTCAGACAATAAAATTATTCTTTTAACAAAAGAAAAATTAGAAAAATATAAAAAACTAAATGTTAAAATTGGAGAATACGGAACTAGAAGAAGGTATTCTTATAAAGTTCAAAAATTAGTTTTGAATTTTTTAAAAGAAAAGGGAAATTCCGTTTTTATTGGAAGCAGTAACGTTCATTTATCTCGTATTTTTTCAAAAAAACCTATCGGAACTCATGGACATGAATGGGTTATGTTTCATGCTGCTAAATATGGATTTAACATAGCAGATCAAATAGCAATGGAAAATTGGTTGAATATCTATGGAAAAAACTTAAGAATAGCTTTATCGGATACATATACCACTTCAGTTTTTTTAAAAAATTTTGATAAAAAATTAGCAAATCTTTTTGAAGGAGTTCGACATGATAGTGGAAATCCTATTTTATTTACTAATGAAATCATAAAACACTACAAAAAGTTGAAAATAAATCCTTTAAAAAAAAAAATTATTTTTTCAGATAATTTAAATCCCAACAAGGTCGCTACTATATCTTCTTTTTGCAAAAAAAAAATAAATCCATTTTTTGGAATAGGAACTAATTTTACTAATGATGTAGGATTACCATCTATGAATATGGTTATAAAAATGGTTAAAACACTTCCAAAAACAAAAAAAAAAAAATGGATATCAGTTGTCAAACTTTCTAACGTAAAAGAAAAATCTACAGGAGATAAAAATTTGATTTCTCTAGCTAAGAAAATTCTTCGTATTTAGTTTTTACACCTTTATCATTTCTTTTAAAATTTATTAAATTTATTGATAAGAAAGAAAATAAATGAAACAATACGAAAAAAAAGACATTAAAAATGATGAAATAAAAAACGAAAATGAAGAAAAAAAAAATAGCACATTACAAACTTATATAGAAAATTATGGATGTCAAATGAACCTCTTTGACAATGAAATAGTGGCTTCTCTTTTATTGGACAAAGGATTTTCTATTACAGAAAATTTAGAAAAAGCAAATATTATATTGATAAATACTTGTTCTATTCGAGAAAAAGCAGAATCAACCTTAAAAAATAGATTACAAAATCTAAAATATTTAAAAAAAAATAAAAAAAATCCTCCATTATTTGGAATATTGGGATGTTTGTCAAAACAAATAAAAAAATTGGATCAAGAAAACATTATAGATTTTTCCATATCTCCAGATTCTTATAGAAAAATATCTGATATTATTATTCGTTTGATTAATGAAAATAAAAATCAAAAAAAAGATTCAAAAATTTTTTCTTTACATAAAGAAAACGAAACTTATTCTGATATAACTCCATATCAATTTTGGAATAAGAATAGAAAAAATAAAAAAGTTACCGCGTTCTTAAGTATTACAAGAGGATGTGATAATATGTGTACATTTTGTGTAGTTCCTTTTACAAGAGGAAGAGAAAGAAGTAGTGATCCTAATTTGATCCTTAAAGAATGCAAGATTTTATATGAAAAAGGATATAAAGAAGTTACCCTTTTAGGTCAAAATGTAGATTCTTACCTATGGGGAGGAAGAGATTTTTTAAAAAAACAAATTCTTAAAAAAGAAAATAAAAATTTTATAGATTTTTCCATCCTTTTGGATCTTTTAGCAAAAAAAATACCATCTATGCGGATACGATTTTCTACATCTAATCCTCATGATATGTCTGAAAAAGTGATAGAAATAATATCAAAACATTCAAATATATGTAACCATATTCATTTACCAGTTCAATCAGGAAGTAATAAAATATTAAAACTAATGAATAGAAAATATACTAGAGAAAGTTATATTTCTTTAATTAAAAAAATTAGAGAAAAGATTCCTGAATGTTCTATCTCACATGATATTATGACTGGATTTTGTCATGAAAATGAAAAAGATCATCAAGAAACTATTAGTTTAATGAACAATATTAAATATAATTACGGGTATATGTTCTCTTATTCTCATAGACCCGGTACTTATGCCTATAGAAAATTTCAAGATAATGTTCCGGAAAATGTAAAAAAAAGAAGATTGAAAGAGATTATTCATTTACAAAGAACTCATTCTATTTTTCAGATGAAAAAATATATAGGAAAAATACAAGAAGTTTTAATAGAAGGAGAATCCAAAAAAAATCATCAGGATTGGTGGTACGGAAGAAACACTCAAAATATTGGGGTAGTCTTTCCAAAAGAATCCTTTATAGTAGGTGATTTAGTACATGTTCAAATAATAAATTATACTTCTTCAACCTTAATAGGAAGAGGAATTAAAATTAAATAAAAATAATTTTTTTTACTTAAAACTTTTATTACTTATAGTTAGTAAGTATTTATAAAGTATTTATTTTTTTATTTTTTATGGAATCTATATCTATCCATGCTATAAAACAAAAATTTAACATTGTTGGAAATGATTATGCTTTACATAGATCTTTGGAAAAAGCACTTCAAGTAGCTCCGACTGATATTTCTGTATTGATTCTTGGAGAAAGCGGTGTAGGAAAAGAATTTATCCCCAAAATTATTCATCAATTTTCTTTTAGAAAACATTGTTCTTGTATTACCGTAAATTGTGGTGCCATTCCTGAAGGAACAATTGATAGCGAACTTTTTGGACATGAAAAAGGTTCTTTTACAGGAGCTACAAATATGAGAAAGGGGTATTTTGAAGGTGCAGATGGAGGAACTATTTTTTTAGACGAAGTGGGGGAACTTCCCTTAACTACACAAGTTCGTCTTCTTAGAATTTTAGAATCAGGTGAATTTATAAAAGTAGGATCTTCTAAAATACAAAAAACAAATATACGAGTAGTATCTGCTACTAACTTAAACATGATAGAATCCATTCAAAAAGGAAAGTTTAGAGAAGATTTATATTACCGTCTTAATACAGTACAAATTATTATCCCTCCTTTACGAAGTAGGAAAAATGATATTAAACTATTATTCAAAAAATTTTCTAATGATTTTTCAGAAAAATATCGTATTCCTCCAATTAATTTAACTGAAGAATCTCTAAAATATTTAGAGAATTATTCTTGGCCCGGAAATATAAGACAGCTAAAAAATCTTATCGAACAAATTTCTGTAATGGAAACAAAACGTGAAATTTCTATAGATAAATTAAAAGAATATATTCCCGAAAATATTCCTTCATTATCTTTTCACCGTTCAAATAATCACGATCAACGTTTTTTTAAAGATTTTTCTAGAGAAAGAGATTTTTTTTACAAAGTTTTATTTGATATGCAAAAAAATTTAAATGACTTAAAAATTTTAACTTTGCAACTAATTAATAATAATTCTAATTTTATTGAAAATAATCAACAACTTATGGAAAAAGTATTTGGAAAAATACGTCTCAATAATCTAAATAAAAATAAAAAAGACGATACACTTTTTCGATTAGAAAATACTTCTTCTAAGAAAAAAAATAAAAAATCATCAGATGATGAGTTAGATTATGAAGAAATAGAAGAAGATGAAACATTATTATCTAAAAATAATGAGAATAATTTTTCTTTGCAAAAGAAAGAAATTGAATTTATTCAAAAAGCTTTAATGAAAAATAGCGGTAAGAGAAGAATGACCGCAAAAGAATTGGGGATTTCCGAAAGAACATTATATAGAAAAATAAAACAATATGGATTATAGAAGAAAAAAAATAATTATTTTTTCTCTTGTTTTTTTACTATTGTTTAGTTGCTATAATCCTTATTTCCTTAAGGAAGAAAATAAAAAAATACAAATCAAAGATTTTATAGAACTTGTCAATGATATCCCATTTCATGGAGGGAATGAAATTTTTATTTCTGATTTAAAAAGAGGATTAGAAGATTTTATAATTGAACGAAGTCCTTTCACTTT from Blattabacterium cuenoti carries:
- the clpX gene encoding ATP-dependent Clp protease ATP-binding subunit ClpX, whose product is MEDLFKCNFCGRKKNEITFLISGINGHICNFCIEKTYSLIHKKLEQKKEIDEQQLIKFLKKPKEIKKFLDQYVVGQDEAKKVISVAVYNHYKRIQFIVENKKNKIEKKDIKNEKIEIEKSNILLIGNTGTGKTLLAKSISKLLKIPFTIADATTLTEAGYVGEDVESILSRLLQSVNYNINSAEKGIVFIDEIDKISKKSNSNPSITRDVSGEGVQQALLKILEGTIINVPPQGGRKHPDQKMIPINTENILFIAGGTFDGIEKILSNRINQYSTIGYHTQSKKIEKKDVIFFKNIISDDLKKFGLIPELIGRFPIITYLNPLNKIMLKKILTEPKNALIKQYQELFNMDKISLNVTNKALNIIVDKTIQLGLGARGLRFFCEKLFLDYMFNIDDHIEENIHKKLNIDENVAKKKLS
- the obgE gene encoding GTPase ObgE, with the protein product MKDNFIDFVKIFCKSGDGGSGSIHFHREKNIKKGGPDGGSGGKGGNIIIKGNSHINTFFHLKYHRHWIAQSGFSGKKKNVTGSNGKNLFIEVPLGTVVKDKNKEIILEIDKNLQEKVLFKGGKGGRGNFFFKNSKIKSPYYAQPGIKTMGSWIYLELKILADVGLIGFPNSGKSTLLSTLTKAKPKIGNFSFTTKKPHLGIAFINYNSFVLADIPGIIENASQGKGLGYQFLKHVERNSILLFLFSSEKTKKKEIEYFILLNELKEFNPNLLNKKRLLAISKSDLISLKEKNKIKTIFSSLGENDITFISSFTGEGLTILKDKLWNLLQKKSNLIN
- a CDS encoding nucleoside monophosphate kinase; the protein is MIHIILFGPPGCGKGTQARIVANKFGFIHLSTGILFRNHIKKETNLGILASHYINKGILVPDKITTDMLNLEMKKHFHVKGIVYDGYPRTRNQIFSLEKILDKFYLGRINIIFSFSFIRKKLLINRLLKRGKISNRDDDTDMITVQKRIEEYNKKTAFIWNSSKWEKNIVELNASYSIEKISFFIEKKIINNLL
- the lpdA gene encoding dihydrolipoyl dehydrogenase, producing MYFDVIILGSGPGGYVASIRASQLGMKTALIEKESLGGVCLNWGCIPTKSILNSAKILQNIKKNRELFEIDEIKVNYSKIIQKSRNVVNKMKKGVSFLMKKNGVHVIYGNAKLKSGKRVEILKSGKKIEEHNASHIIIATGSKSKIKKEFQQDEKKVIGYKEALSLKTLPKKMIIIGSGPIGLEFAYFYSSMGTEITILEICPQIFPNLDIEISSYLKDSFEKKGIKIYLSSTIKKIEFNKNKGVTVHIQTINKQEISLETDIVLSAIGVTPNIKSIGLEEVGIRTTEKEFISVDKNYRTNIDEYYAIGDVIETPSLAHVASHEAISCVENIKCLNSPKIDYNNIPKCVYCFPEIASVGYTEKEAKEKGYQIRIGKFPFSALGKSISDDNPEGFVKVIFDSKYDEWLGCQMIGNNVTEIISEVVVSRKLEATHCEIINSIHPHPSLSESILESVANAYGKTIHL
- the fsa gene encoding fructose-6-phosphate aldolase — its product is MKFFIDTANLDEIKEAKKMGILDGVTTNPSLIAKESIYNKNDIYKHYISICNILGKKNSKNVSAEIVSVDYLDMVQEGEEISSLHPKIVVKIPATENGIKTIKYLSKKNIKTNCTLIFSSGQALLAAKSGSYYVSPFLGRLDDISQNGLDLIKEIKTIYSLYRFDTKIIAASIRHPLHIIECAKIGIDAITSPRNIISNLINHPLTKIGLEKFLKDYKKKIRN
- a CDS encoding outer membrane protein assembly factor BamD — its product is MNQKKNICILILFLVFLSSSVYGYGNVLNVLDRESKEKVREEIYSTDRKEIINRNNSKWDEKKELFQKFFYRKNIQSYSETKEEKNFEEYEFFRKGLNFYFSSLNFDLDQKNTYMAIDILNQFIQRFQNSSKITEANKLLNELLKKIEKKDYYIANIYFSMQKNYAALVSFRDFLNDFPKSNFKENVLYKICIIRYRIAIANNTNHKKNISDFLESYKKYVKSYPNNYYHIKKLQDLYKKLMNN